Proteins from one Leptospira fletcheri genomic window:
- a CDS encoding S41 family peptidase translates to MKNKERLFWVGAVLVLSVALVFRPSPVRAISETSEKYLQLFHEVLGLVQNGYVEPVNEEKAFVGAIKGLIASLGDPHSNFLDEEEYRQMKEETRGSFGGLGMEVAFSDGAIVVVSPIEDTPAMRAGILPQDRIVEIDGKSTANLGYSEGIKLMRGKPGSSVTIKIERKNQKEPVQLTLVRENIQIRYVRSNYFNKEKVGYIRLNQFMGENTLEEFKKQLKSLSEKKAEGLIVDLRMNPGGLLPLASALSDLFLAPGLDIVSVRGRGGELADTSKSSNSPDKFTKIPMIVLINEGSASASEIFAGAMQDHGRAKILGTTSYGKGSVQFVYSLSHGMAVKLTVQKYYTPSGRSLHGKGIQPDVVVKAIEPTEDDRFYLRKIGEKKLLDPLIAKYPDYSESNFQHFEKALKEQGIKLSSDVARILYKNRTQTEKERTLTDVDLDPQLRKALEILSERKS, encoded by the coding sequence ATGAAAAATAAGGAAAGGTTGTTTTGGGTCGGAGCCGTTCTGGTTCTGAGTGTTGCTCTCGTATTTCGCCCTTCTCCTGTTCGTGCGATTTCCGAAACATCGGAGAAATACCTGCAATTGTTCCATGAAGTTTTGGGATTGGTCCAAAACGGTTACGTGGAACCGGTCAACGAGGAAAAGGCGTTTGTCGGAGCGATCAAAGGACTGATCGCCTCTTTGGGAGATCCTCATTCCAATTTTTTGGACGAGGAAGAATACCGGCAGATGAAGGAGGAAACCCGCGGGAGCTTCGGCGGATTGGGAATGGAAGTCGCTTTTTCGGACGGAGCCATCGTGGTCGTTTCTCCGATCGAAGATACTCCGGCTATGCGTGCCGGGATCCTACCTCAGGATCGAATCGTGGAAATCGACGGTAAGAGCACGGCAAACCTAGGATATTCCGAAGGGATCAAATTGATGCGCGGAAAACCCGGGTCTTCGGTGACGATCAAGATAGAAAGAAAGAACCAAAAAGAGCCGGTCCAGCTTACCTTGGTCCGTGAAAATATCCAGATCCGTTACGTAAGATCGAATTATTTCAATAAGGAAAAAGTCGGTTATATTCGCTTAAACCAATTCATGGGCGAAAATACCCTGGAAGAATTTAAAAAGCAACTCAAGTCATTGTCTGAGAAGAAAGCGGAAGGATTGATCGTAGACCTACGGATGAATCCGGGAGGACTCTTGCCCTTGGCATCCGCTCTTTCCGATCTTTTTTTAGCTCCAGGGTTAGATATCGTCTCGGTAAGAGGTAGGGGAGGAGAACTCGCGGACACTTCCAAGTCCTCGAATTCCCCCGATAAATTCACCAAAATCCCGATGATCGTGTTGATCAATGAGGGGTCCGCCTCCGCCTCCGAGATTTTTGCCGGGGCCATGCAGGATCACGGTCGGGCAAAAATCTTAGGCACGACTTCTTACGGAAAAGGTTCTGTGCAATTCGTATATTCTCTCTCGCACGGCATGGCGGTGAAACTAACGGTACAGAAATACTATACGCCTTCCGGTCGTTCTCTGCACGGGAAAGGAATCCAGCCGGACGTAGTGGTAAAAGCCATAGAGCCGACGGAAGACGATCGTTTCTATCTCAGGAAGATCGGGGAAAAAAAACTTTTGGATCCTCTGATCGCGAAATATCCCGACTATAGCGAATCGAATTTTCAGCATTTTGAAAAGGCGCTGAAGGAGCAGGGAATCAAACTTTCCTC
- the lexA gene encoding transcriptional repressor LexA translates to MKDLTEKQLAVLHFITNVIKERGFPPTIREIGDEFGITAKGAYDHLKAIEKKGYLKTSKNQSRAIELTRQSPFEALPVPTPSIPLLGRVAAGLPILAEENIESYIPVPEELASKGMTFALKVQGDSMEEAGINDGDIAIIQKRDIARNGEIVVALIGDEATLKVYYKEPDHIRLEARNPKYKPIKTKKAVIIGKLVGLYRVY, encoded by the coding sequence ATGAAGGATCTGACGGAAAAGCAGCTCGCAGTGCTCCATTTTATTACGAATGTCATTAAAGAACGAGGGTTTCCTCCTACGATCCGAGAAATCGGGGACGAATTCGGAATCACTGCCAAGGGAGCGTACGATCACCTCAAAGCGATCGAAAAAAAAGGATATCTCAAGACTTCTAAGAACCAATCTAGAGCGATCGAGCTCACCCGGCAAAGTCCGTTCGAAGCCCTTCCCGTCCCGACTCCGAGTATTCCTTTGCTCGGTCGTGTCGCAGCCGGACTTCCGATTCTTGCGGAAGAGAATATCGAATCGTACATTCCCGTTCCTGAAGAACTTGCTTCGAAGGGGATGACTTTCGCGTTGAAAGTGCAAGGTGATTCTATGGAAGAAGCCGGGATCAACGATGGAGACATCGCCATCATCCAGAAACGGGACATCGCACGGAACGGCGAAATCGTAGTGGCCCTCATCGGGGACGAAGCGACTTTAAAAGTATATTATAAGGAACCGGATCACATCAGACTCGAGGCTCGAAATCCCAAATACAAACCGATTAAAACGAAAAAGGCAGTCATCATCGGTAAGCTGGTCGGACTGTATCGAGTCTACTAG
- a CDS encoding LA_1448 family UV-C exposure upregulated protein: MKFPSTYRKFAAFLLFFFVVCASPKKEIGDAELKLVLDYLAEVRFGERLSAVSEKPIQTDKQIFLAACERYSLDSSALFKALEEKHPSIYSRLVKEE, encoded by the coding sequence GTGAAATTCCCTTCAACGTACCGTAAATTCGCGGCTTTTCTCCTGTTTTTCTTCGTCGTTTGTGCTTCTCCCAAAAAGGAGATCGGGGACGCGGAATTGAAATTAGTGTTGGATTATCTTGCGGAGGTTAGGTTCGGGGAAAGACTTTCCGCCGTTTCCGAAAAACCGATCCAAACGGACAAACAGATCTTCTTAGCCGCTTGTGAACGTTATAGTTTGGATTCCTCCGCTCTATTCAAGGCTTTGGAAGAGAAGCATCCTTCGATCTATTCCCGCTTGGTAAAAGAAGAATGA